The Persephonella sp. KM09-Lau-8 nucleotide sequence AGAGCACTGAGAAACAAACTTCAGGAAAGTGTTTATATATCAGTTTTACATAAGGATTCTATTGTTTACATATACTCTGAAGATAGTAAAAGGTCTGTGCTGGTTAATTCCCGTATCGGTAGGAGATTTTCTGCAGATACTACAGCTGCAGGCAAGGCATTAAAAAAAGCTTTTAAAACAGAAGATTTTCCTGTTGAGGAAGATTGGGAGCAGACTGAGCCAGAAGTGGCGGAAATTTCATCTGTTATTCGGGATGACCATAATCAGCCTATAGCAGCTATTTCTATAATTCTTCCTGCTCAGAGGGCTAAAAAGGAAGATATAAAACTGATGAAAAAAATGCTACAGCAGACCTGTATTGAAGCTTCAGAAAGGCTTAAGGAATCACAGCTCTCTGCTAACAAAAGGTAGTTTTATATCTGTCCTGAGGATATTTATATAAACATAAACTGAGCTAAATGTTTTTCCAGTATCCTTGTTGAAATCCTCTCTGTAATCAACTCTCAGTCTCCAGCATTTTCTATCAAGTGTAAATTTCAGACTTTTTCTCTGAACATAGCCGTCTCTTATATTATTCAAAATACTACCTGAAATTATTATATTTTTTAAAGTTAAAGATAGAGTCTGATTAACCTGATTTGTGCTCTGGCTGCCTTCAAATAATCCTTTGTCAAAGGAATGGGAAACAGAATATCTTAACCAGCTGGTAACAGGGATAGATATAGAGCTGATAGACCTGACTATCTGATTAAAGTAAAAATCATAATACAATGTATTTTCCCCTGAATATCCATTTATACTGAAATAAATTTTGTTTCTTAAAGGTTTTCTATGTCCGTCCAGCCTGTTATTTCCCAGATAGTAATAATTATTTAACGTATATCCTGTTGAAATTTCCCATGATAAAAAGTCCTGTGTATCCTTAAAACTAAGTATATTGTAAAGGGAAAAATCTATATCCTTGGCATCCTTTACCCTGTCTTCCCTATCAAAGTAGGGCAATTTTTCCTGATTTACTTTGGATACATGGTATATCTTTATTTCGGGAATTATAGAATGGGTAAATTTCTCATATTCTTTAGATGATAAATGTCTTATCCTATCCTCTATTTTAAATATATTTCTGGTAGGATTTTTATTGCCATTTACCTTTTCAGAAAGCATATACCATGTTGCCCGGGGTGAAAAACTCAGAGTGTTAGAAAAACTCCTGAAGTTGTTATAAAGTTGTAGGTTAAGGGTGTTATCACTTCTTATTCCTGAAACTCCCTCTTCCCTGTAAAAATTTGTATTTACAGACAGAAAATCAAAATAGAATGGAATATTCTCAAATGGTTTTCTTTTTTTCAGATAAAACCTGAATTCAGGAAGTCTTTGGAGAGTTTCCTCATTGGAAATTCTTGACAGGTCATATAGGAAATCAAAATTCAGTTCTACAGTGTAATTTCTTTTATCCATAAGGGCTATAAGCTGGGTTTTGGTATAGGCTTTATATCTCAGGTCGGTTGAATTATAAATATCCTCAAAGAAGTAAGGGTCACTGGGGATATCATACTTAAAATAGATATCAAAATCATTCCATTGCTTATATAATTTCCCGTGGACTCTCCATCTGTTTCTCAGCTTTTTACCTTTTCTTCCCTGCCACCATTTTCCATCAGGATCATTTTCATTAAAAACGATAAAATCCCCTGTATAAAACTCATCAGATGAAAATCTGTTTCTATACTGGATATCAAGTCCTTTTCCCTGTTGATTACGGTAATCAAATGTAAAAGTCATATCAGAATGCCTTGTTAAAACAAGAAAAAATGGCTGAATTATCTTAAAATCGTTATAGCTATCATTTCCTATTTCAGGGAATAATAAACCTGTTTTCCTTGAGGTTGCAGGATAAGAAAAATATGGCGAGAAAAAGACAGGAATTTTACAAAATCTGAGGGAAATGTTATAAAAAACTATCTCTTTTTTTTCAATTAAAATTCCCTTTTTGGTTTTAAAATACCAGTCATAGTTATCAAAAGAACAGGTGGAAAACTCGCCATTATAAAAGTGGTATTTGTTTTTTTCCTTTTTTACCCTCTCGGCTTTTATGTAATAACGGCCGTCTATAACACCCTTAACATTTTTAAATTCTCCATAATAGCCCTTTTCGTCAATCCAGCCTTCTGTTCCAGTCAGGTCATATTTAGGAGTTTTTACTCTAATATGTCCATATAGATATATCTTTTTCTGGAGCTGGTCATATATAATTTTGTCTGCTTTAAGGGTTTCATTTTTGTATTTGACAACCACATCTCCAATAGCTATTATTTTGCCGTCATTTTCTCTGTATATATTTTCTGCCTCAATAGAAACAGGGGTTTTCCCAAAAGAATAAACAACAAGACTACACAGCAAAAAAATTGATATTATAATTTTCCTCAAGTAATACCCTCGTTATATTGTGTGGAATAAATATTATAAATTATTTCGGAGTGTTAAATGGAAAAACCAAGGGAGTGGCTCAGGGAAAAAAGTATAGCAAAAAAGGTTTTATCCCAGGCAAATGTTATATTTGAAGTAGTTGATGCCAGAATACCACAGGAAACAAGAAACAAAGTTGTTGAGCAGCTTGCAAAAGAAAGGAATAAAAAACTGTATATCATCCTGAACAAAGCAGATTTAGTGCCTAAAGATTTTGTTGAAAAAGCAAAAAAACAGATATCCCAGGAATATCCTGCTATTGTTTTTTCAGCACATAAAAATATAGGAAAAAAAGAGCTGGAAAAAGTTATAAAAGAACTTGCAAAAGAAAAGAAAATAATAAAAATCGGGGTGCTGGGGTATCCAAATGTTGGCAAATCCTCCTTAATAAACACCCTTAAAAAGAAAAAAGTAGCAACAACATCCCCAAAACCGGGAATGACAAGGGGAGAAAAGCTGATAAGACTGGACAAAAATGTATATCTGATAGATACTCCGGGGATTATAACCCTTGAATTTCAGGAAGACCTTGCATTAAAAGGTTCATGGATACCTGAAAAATTAGAACAGCCTGTAGAGGTTGCATACAAATTCATAGAAAAAATACTACAGCACAGACCACAGGCTCTTAGAGAAGCTTATGGTATAGAGCCTGATGAAGACCCTTTAAAAACCCTTGAAAAAATAGGAGAAAAACTTAATTACAGAGTATCCGGTGGAGGCGTAGATTTAGATAGAACAGCAAAGAAAGTATTATGGGATTGGATAAAAGGGCATATCAAAGCCTTCTGGCTTTAGGCCTTAAACATAAAAATCTTTCTGGCTATCTCCCTCTGTCTATTCATTATATATCTGGCAATTTTATCCTGGTCTTTAAGAGATATATCTGTAATTTTAATACCGGCTCTGTCTGTTTCTTTATGGACAATAACGCCTTTGAGTTTCATGATTTCATTTTTTATTCGAAGTAGAAATTCATACTCTTTGCCTACCTGTAGATGAGCTATTTCTTCCTTTTTACCTGATATGCCTATTCCTGCCTCGCTTATATCTTCAACTTTTAATTCCTTGTTTTCTATCATTATTTTTATATCATCTTCAGGGGAAACTTTTACTCGGACATAAGACCTGTTAAGTTTAGGTTCTGTGGCTATTTCTGGAAATGTTGTGGCAATCTCCTTATCATCATATGATATAACTGACAGAGTGAATATCTCTTCATCCTTTTTAAAAAATAAAACCCTTTCATACTGCAAAACAGGCAGCAGTTTAGGGTCATTCTTCCATATTATCTGTCTGTGAGCCTCATCAACGGTTTCAAGCTCTAAAATACCATTTACAGGAATTTCCTCATAAAAAATAACAACATTAATCTTTTTCTGTTTTTTTAACCATCCTATAAGCTTCCAGTATGATTTTGTTTCTTCCATTTTCCACCTTATAATAGTTTCGGAGGGAGGTTAAATGTCTATTATAGACTACATTGAGTTTTCTTTCATAAAAGGAGTGGGAAACAGGACTATCAAACGGATATATGAAGAATTTGGAAATCTCTCAACACCTCTAAAAAATCCTGAAATTTTGATTGAAAAGTTTGGAAAATCAGTTTATCAGCTTGTTAAAAATAGACCTCTGGAATTAAGGGAAAGAGCAGAAAAGGAGTATCAGCTTGCTTTAAAAAAGGGATTTAATCTTGTATCTCTGGCCGATGAAGAGTATCCACAGCTTTTAAAAGAAATACCTGACCCACCTGTTTATATTTATTACACAGGTAAACTTCCAGATAACAGGAGCATTTCTATTGTAGGAAGTAGAAAGTTTTCTTCTTATGGCAAAACTATAACCACTAAACTTGTTGAACAGCTTGTTAATGATGGTATCTGTATTATTTCAGGGTTTGCTGCAGGAATTGATAGTATAGCCCATAGTGTTACTCTTGAAAATGGGGGGCATACAGTTGCAGTTCTGGGAAATGGTATAGACCAGATTTTTCCTAATGAGAATAAAAAACTTTATGAAAAGATAATAGAAAATGGCTGTTTAATTTCTGAATTTCCAATAGGAACAAAGGCTTCTAAGTATACATTTCCCATTAGAAATAGGATAATAGCAGGCTTATCCTATGGCACTGTTATTACAGAAGCAGGAGAAAAATCAGGGGCATTAATAACGGCAAAATATGCTAATGAATATGGTAGAGTGGTTTTTTCTGTTCCTACAAACATAACAAATCCTTATGGCAGAGGAAATAATCTTCTAATAAAAGAGGGTGCTATTCCTTTAACTGAGATTGAGGATATTTATGAACATATTCCGTATTTAAACAAAAATAATTTTACGGAAAATATTCAACTTTCAGAAGAAGAAAAGAAAATACTAAACGCTATGACCGAACCTGTCCATATCGATACTGTTGTTGAAAAAACAGGAATTCCTTATGACAGACTAATAAATCTTATTTTTGAAATGGAACTGAAAGATTTAATATCAAGTAACGATGGGATGTATATTAGAAAAATTTAGTTTTGTTTGATTGCTTTAGGTCTTTTTTTGAATTTTCTATTAGGTTTATTATAGGCTTTCCATAAATCATAATCCATCTGTAGTCCAAGCCAAAACTCTGGAGTTGTTCCAAATCTTTCTGCCAATCTTATAGCCATTTCAGGAGTTATACCTCTTTTTTTATTTACTATTTCATTAACAGCTCTTATACTAACACCAAGTTCTCGCGCCAATTGAGATTGGGAAAGACCTAAGGGCTTCATAAATTCTTCTTCAAGAATTTCCCCTGGATGGGTAGGTTCTCTTTCAAGCTGTGTAATAGAAATTGTTTCCAATCGTTGCTGTTTTTTTAAAGCTTCCTTGAATTCTTTCAAGTTCATATTTGAAACTCCCTTAATGATAATCTACGATGGCAACATCATAAGCATCACCATTTTCAAATCTAAATATAATCCTATATTGGTCATTTATTCGTATACTATAGAATCCTTCTGAATCCCCCTTTAATGCTTCCAGTCTATTTGAGGGTGGAATTTTTAAATCATTTAAATCCTTAGCTCTTCTAAGCATATCTAATTTCCTTATCGCCCTTTTCCAAATGTTCGGGGGGAATTTTTTATTTTTGCCATACCTATAAAGTTTTTCAGTGTCCTTATCAAGAAAAGTCTTTATCAATTTTACCTTTTACATTAATAGTTAATATTAATGTATAAAAATTTAAGATTCTTGCAAAAATTTGTGGAGCCCTATAGGGCTCCGTAGGATTATTCAAAAAGGAATTTGTTTTTAGGCTCTTCTCCTTCTTTAACTTCTTTGAGGGATACTTTTGCCCTGCCTAACTCGTCTATATCTATGACCTTAACTGTAAGAACATCTCCAACTTTTATTTTATCTTTTGCAGATTTAATTCTTTCAGGGGAAATCTGAGACACATGGAGTAGAGATAACTTTCCTGGCATTAGCTCTACAAAGGCACCGTAATCCTCAACCCTTGTGACTTTACCCATATATACTTCACCAAGCTCTATATCCATTATCAGCTCTTCAATCATCTGTTTTGCCTTTTCGCCGCTTTCACCATCTACAGCATAAATTCTAACAAGTCCATCAGGCTGCAGGTCTATTTTTACCCCTGTTTCTTCTATAATTTTCTTAATATTTTTACCGGATGGTCCAATAATAACAGGTATTTTTTCTGGGAGAACTCTCATTGTAATAATCTTAGGTGCATGTGGAGAAAGTTCAGGCTTAGGCTCTGGCATAGCCTGATACATCAGGTCAAGGATGTATAGCCTTGCTTTTCTGGCCTGTTCAAGTGCTTCTTCCAGTATTT carries:
- a CDS encoding IclR family transcriptional regulator, which codes for MKKKGAKTSIEKALDLIETLKEKEHLGVTELSGILGLNKNNVFRILATLEVKGIVEQDKETEHYKLGMKLLSLEHAYLQSLKFLKVIRPFIRALRNKLQESVYISVLHKDSIVYIYSEDSKRSVLVNSRIGRRFSADTTAAGKALKKAFKTEDFPVEEDWEQTEPEVAEISSVIRDDHNQPIAAISIILPAQRAKKEDIKLMKKMLQQTCIEASERLKESQLSANKR
- the lptD gene encoding LPS assembly protein LptD, whose translation is MLCSLVVYSFGKTPVSIEAENIYRENDGKIIAIGDVVVKYKNETLKADKIIYDQLQKKIYLYGHIRVKTPKYDLTGTEGWIDEKGYYGEFKNVKGVIDGRYYIKAERVKKEKNKYHFYNGEFSTCSFDNYDWYFKTKKGILIEKKEIVFYNISLRFCKIPVFFSPYFSYPATSRKTGLLFPEIGNDSYNDFKIIQPFFLVLTRHSDMTFTFDYRNQQGKGLDIQYRNRFSSDEFYTGDFIVFNENDPDGKWWQGRKGKKLRNRWRVHGKLYKQWNDFDIYFKYDIPSDPYFFEDIYNSTDLRYKAYTKTQLIALMDKRNYTVELNFDFLYDLSRISNEETLQRLPEFRFYLKKRKPFENIPFYFDFLSVNTNFYREEGVSGIRSDNTLNLQLYNNFRSFSNTLSFSPRATWYMLSEKVNGNKNPTRNIFKIEDRIRHLSSKEYEKFTHSIIPEIKIYHVSKVNQEKLPYFDREDRVKDAKDIDFSLYNILSFKDTQDFLSWEISTGYTLNNYYYLGNNRLDGHRKPLRNKIYFSINGYSGENTLYYDFYFNQIVRSISSISIPVTSWLRYSVSHSFDKGLFEGSQSTNQVNQTLSLTLKNIIISGSILNNIRDGYVQRKSLKFTLDRKCWRLRVDYREDFNKDTGKTFSSVYVYINILRTDIKLPFVSREL
- a CDS encoding GTPase; translation: MEKPREWLREKSIAKKVLSQANVIFEVVDARIPQETRNKVVEQLAKERNKKLYIILNKADLVPKDFVEKAKKQISQEYPAIVFSAHKNIGKKELEKVIKELAKEKKIIKIGVLGYPNVGKSSLINTLKKKKVATTSPKPGMTRGEKLIRLDKNVYLIDTPGIITLEFQEDLALKGSWIPEKLEQPVEVAYKFIEKILQHRPQALREAYGIEPDEDPLKTLEKIGEKLNYRVSGGGVDLDRTAKKVLWDWIKGHIKAFWL
- a CDS encoding PilZ domain-containing protein, which gives rise to MEETKSYWKLIGWLKKQKKINVVIFYEEIPVNGILELETVDEAHRQIIWKNDPKLLPVLQYERVLFFKKDEEIFTLSVISYDDKEIATTFPEIATEPKLNRSYVRVKVSPEDDIKIMIENKELKVEDISEAGIGISGKKEEIAHLQVGKEYEFLLRIKNEIMKLKGVIVHKETDRAGIKITDISLKDQDKIARYIMNRQREIARKIFMFKA
- the dprA gene encoding DNA-processing protein DprA, whose protein sequence is MSIIDYIEFSFIKGVGNRTIKRIYEEFGNLSTPLKNPEILIEKFGKSVYQLVKNRPLELRERAEKEYQLALKKGFNLVSLADEEYPQLLKEIPDPPVYIYYTGKLPDNRSISIVGSRKFSSYGKTITTKLVEQLVNDGICIISGFAAGIDSIAHSVTLENGGHTVAVLGNGIDQIFPNENKKLYEKIIENGCLISEFPIGTKASKYTFPIRNRIIAGLSYGTVITEAGEKSGALITAKYANEYGRVVFSVPTNITNPYGRGNNLLIKEGAIPLTEIEDIYEHIPYLNKNNFTENIQLSEEEKKILNAMTEPVHIDTVVEKTGIPYDRLINLIFEMELKDLISSNDGMYIRKI
- a CDS encoding HigA family addiction module antitoxin yields the protein MNLKEFKEALKKQQRLETISITQLEREPTHPGEILEEEFMKPLGLSQSQLARELGVSIRAVNEIVNKKRGITPEMAIRLAERFGTTPEFWLGLQMDYDLWKAYNKPNRKFKKRPKAIKQN
- a CDS encoding type II toxin-antitoxin system RelE/ParE family toxin, giving the protein MIKTFLDKDTEKLYRYGKNKKFPPNIWKRAIRKLDMLRRAKDLNDLKIPPSNRLEALKGDSEGFYSIRINDQYRIIFRFENGDAYDVAIVDYH